CTTGATACCCTTTCTGGATGCAATTGTGGTTACGGCCTGCCTAGGCAGAACTTGATTCTTGAAAGCAACTTTTTTCGATTTGGGACTTACACTTGAACCTTTAACACTTTCCTTTTCGACCACCTTTTCTTCATCTATTTCTTGGAGCTTGAAAAAACAAGATTTTCTTCTACTCTGAGAAGGGGTGATCATCTCTTGCTTGCCTAATTGCTTCGGTTTCATTAATCCAAAAATCTCGGATGGCCCCATGCTGATCCCTCTTCGAACTCCGGACACGATTTCTGATGGGCCCAAACTAACCCCTCTCCTTGATTTTCCAATTGTTGATGAGATTTCATCAACCTTTTTATCCTCTTCTGCATTCTTAGCAAAAACGCTTTGTTTCAGATCCATAAACTTTGCGGGCACCACTCTACCTCTCTTCTCCGAAACCCGCAGGCTCATCTCCATTTTTTCCAATCTCAACGCTTCCAATTTTGAACTCAACCTACTGATTTCATTCTCAACCTCTTTAATTTCCTCATCAATCTTCTTATCATCCCGAATCTCCTTTCCGTTGTCACGTTTCGGCACCTTGGTTTCTACACCATCCTTCCTCACAACTCCTTTAATTCTTGATTTCTCCAAAGCCCCGTCTGTGTTAATTGGCTTAAAGGGCGTAGTAGTTGACGACACCAGGGAAGATGATACGGAGGGGATCTGATTCTCCAGAAACGAACCTTGATTTTCCTTACCAGAAACCGAATCAAAAGAAGCTTTTGGATTCTCAAAAATCGACTTCAATGAACCCCACGAGGGTCTATCCGACGTCAAATCTTCAGAATATCCATTGTTAAACGCAGCGTTGTTCCAAATCTGTACCTCAGTAGTATAACTCATGCCTTCTGGAAATTGATTACAACTGATTTTTCTCTGATGGGCTCCGACAATAATAGAGAAATTCGAGAAAAAAAATTGGagatttcttgaatttttttcgAGTTCGCTGAATCAGAGTTGGGAAAGAGAGATGATAATGGGGTTGTGATCTATCTTATGGAGTTTTTATGTTTTTCGAGATTTCGACCGTTGGAGAGGAAATATACGTTATTGGACACCTCCGCTCCATCGCGACCGTTGAACAGTAAACGGTTATAGCGAACGCTCCGATTTTATATAAAGGCCAATATATTTTGGTAAAAtttaattgcaaaattaatAAAAGCAATGATCCGAATTAAATTTCAATAATTGGGCAGTCCGGATTCGTCTTTGGTTCGACCCGGAGTTAATCTTGAATTTTCAaatcattttgaattttaaaaatatttcctaATGTATATATGCACACCATTTGCAAGCTATTTGAATCTTCATTTTGCttcaagttttaatattttaatttgattacaaaaatattatttcttaaagggaaaaaatatttattaagtgAATCTGCAttaatcataaaaatgttatttgaTCTGTAAATAGAAATTAAAGTTCGATTTATTTGAATCGATTAAAACGATAGTTTTTCTTAAAACAAAGTTTctgatttttaaatatatttaatttaattaattatttcggTTTAACAGAAATAAACAAAGACCAAGAGCATATGAGTTTTCTATCTAAGTTGAGACTCTATTTTTCCGTCACGAATTATGAGACTATATATCCTataaagttttttaaaatttaataaataactaaaaatttatgatttttggacatcaa
The sequence above is a segment of the Primulina tabacum isolate GXHZ01 chromosome 6, ASM2559414v2, whole genome shotgun sequence genome. Coding sequences within it:
- the LOC142549996 gene encoding uncharacterized protein LOC142549996; the protein is MSYTTEVQIWNNAAFNNGYSEDLTSDRPSWGSLKSIFENPKASFDSVSGKENQGSFLENQIPSVSSSLVSSTTTPFKPINTDGALEKSRIKGVVRKDGVETKVPKRDNGKEIRDDKKIDEEIKEVENEISRLSSKLEALRLEKMEMSLRVSEKRGRVVPAKFMDLKQSVFAKNAEEDKKVDEISSTIGKSRRGVSLGPSEIVSGVRRGISMGPSEIFGLMKPKQLGKQEMITPSQSRRKSCFFKLQEIDEEKVVEKESVKGSSVSPKSKKVAFKNQVLPRQAVTTIASRKGIKKEDGIISSIQPKKLFKEAEILVNKKPLKPGRVVASRYNQNNSQASIMRKRSFPEIDKDDTKRCEKKRSTSAGKSRVETDETKNLGSESLVKKQWEIPSEIVVHRNLEDNEKSPHSMVVVPNLLPRIRIARCMNESLRDSGPAKRVAELTGKNSYFCNTDGEMEPSVCQTLNYAEDDQMS